From the Arvicola amphibius chromosome 2, mArvAmp1.2, whole genome shotgun sequence genome, one window contains:
- the LOC119807337 gene encoding uncharacterized protein LOC119807337 produces MGGRKMARDEESTYGLEEDSQIPRGPPLRLILVGRTGTGKSATGNTILGRTCFLSKLGAVPVTRSCSWANRKWAGWYVEVVDTPDVFSSEVKQTDPACLETAHCFLQTSPGPHALLLVTQLGRFTTQDSQVLARVKRVFGEKVMARTVVVFTRKEDLAGESLQDYVQCTDNRALRELVAECGGRMCALNNRTTGPEREAQAEELLGLVAGLVREHGGAYYSNEVYDLVRTLRDSSPQDQVSKVAEMVARRMQRPLRTRLLTGLWDWQKSYRKSWRRGVAIFLGVAFLIYLLVYRKVQSGKEMLHTAEKRQSAPSLMSELSCPLRGLSGPLGPAALFCPRLGDRSKDKVVMSAFKAFPPTLGDSLRGSGVCCVTVFFLLFLTLELRLCKRSFCESIIQQAQVLCLQGTPAGDWRLSPAGPEQDLKAKQGRCVIKPLVGILSCLVYRLFPSWYHNLFPLSPGVRRQPVLLLSFLPGQFLEELPSSQKKMEGLQKSTYGAIVEGSGEAYCGAESGCLRILLVGKSGCGKSATGNSILLRKAFESRLGAQSVTRTSQAETGTWKGRRLLVVDTPPIFGSKAQDQDMDKDIGDCYLLCAPGPHVLLLVAQLGRFTAQDTLAVRRVKEIFGAGVMRHVIVLFTHKEDLANETLDEFVTHTDNHSLRSLVHECGRRYCAFNNRASGEEQQGQLAELMALVRGLEQECGGSFHSNDLFLHAHVLLSNGCREYQEAYRCYLAKVRQEVERQKRELEGQEGNWVARMFCRVRTCSCSQIAAAALLIGCGLIFIGILINLYVNRWN; encoded by the exons atgggaggaaggaagatggcaaGAGACGAGGAAAGCACCTATG GCTTGGAGGAGGATTCACAGATCCCAAGGGGGCCCCCACTGAGGCTCATCCTGGTAGGTAGGACCGGGACCGGCAAGAGTGCCACTGGCAACACCATCCTGGGCCGGACGTGCTTCCTATCCAAGCTGGGGGCTGTGCCTGTTACCAGATCCTGCTCCTGGGCCAACAGGAAATGGGCTGGCTGGTATGTAGAGGTGGTGGACACCCCGGATGTCTTCAGCTCCGAGGTCAAACAGACCGACCCTGCGTGCTTGGAGACAGCCCACTGCTTCCTACAGACGTCGCCCGGGCCGCATGCGCTGCTGCTAGTCACCCAGCTGGGTCGTTTCACCACTCAGGACAGCCAGGTGCTGGCCCGGGTGAAGCGGGTGTTCGGGGAGAAGGTGATGGCGCGGACTGTTGTGGTGTTCACTCGCAAGGAGGACCTGGCAGGAGAGTCTCTGCAGGATTACGTGCAATGCACAGACAATCGCGCGCTGCGGGAGCTGGTGGCTGAGTGCGGGGGCCGCATGTGCGCCCTAAACAACCGAACCACTGGCCCCGAGCGCGAGGCACAAGCTGAGGAGCTGCTGGGCCTGGTCGCTGGCCTGGTGAGGGAGCACGGGGGCGCGTACTACTCCAATGAAGTGTATGATCTGGTGAGGACCCTGCGGGACTCTAGCCCCCAGGACCAAGTCAGCAAGGTGGCAGAGATGGTGGCAAGACGTATGCAGAGGCCGCTACGCACCAGGCTGCTAACTGGGCTGTGGGACTGGCAGAAATCTTACAGGAAGAGTTGGAGACGGGGCGTGGCTATTTTCCTGGGTGTGGCCTTCCTGATCTACCTGCTGGTCTACAGAAAG GTGCAGTCAGGTAAAGAAATGCTCCACACAGCAGAGAAGAGGCAGTCAGCACCCAGTCTCATGTCTGAGCTCAGCTGCCCTTTGAGGGGGCTCTCAGGCCCTCTGGGACCAGCAGCGCTTTTCTGCCCCCGTTTAGGGGACCGGTCTAAAGACAAGGTGGTCAT GTCAGCGTTCAAGGCCTTTCCCCCCACTTTAGGGGACAGCCTGCGGGGCAGTGGCGTGTGCTGCGTCactgtgttttttcttcttttcctgactCTGGAGTTACGGCTCTGCAAGAGGTCTTTCTGTGAGAGCATCATCCAGCAGGCACAGGTCCTCTGCCTGCAAGGGACTCCCGCTGGAGACTGGAGGCTGAGCCCTGCTGGCCCGG AGCAGGACCTCAAAGCCAAGCAGGGAAGATGCGTGATTAAACCCCTGGTGGGAATTTTATCCTGTCTTGTCTATCGACTCTTTCCATCATGGTACCacaatctcttccctctctctccaggtgTGCGGAGGCAGCCAgtcctcctgctctccttcctcccaggTCAGTTCTTGGAGGAGTTGCCATCCTCCCAG aagaaaatggaaggcCTCCAGAAGAGCACATATGGAGCCATAGTTGAAG GGAGCGGGGAAGCCTACTGTGGAGCAGAATCGGGCTGCCTGAGGATCCTCTTGGTCGGAAAATCTGGCTGCGGGAAAAGCGCCACAGGGAACAGCATCCTCCTCCGAAAAGCATTTGAGTCTAGGCTCGGAGCCCAGTCAGTGACCAGGACCAGCCAGGCAGAGACGGGCacatggaagggaaggagactgCTAGTGGTAGACACGCCCCCCATCTTTGGATCAAAGGCCCAGGACCAAGACATGGACAAGGACATTGGAGATTGTTACCTGCTGTGTGCCCCAGGACCCCAcgtgctgctgctggtggctcAGCTGGGACGCTTCACAGCTCAGGACACCCTAGCCGTGAGGAGGGTGAAGGAGATCTTCGGGGCAGGAGTCATGAGGCACGTGATCGTCCTCTTCACCCACAAGGAAGACctggcaaatgagactttggatgagtTTGTGACCCACACTGACAACCACAGCCTGCGCAGCCTGGTCCACGAGTGTGGGAGGAGGTACTGTGCCTTTAATAACAGGGCCTCAGGGGAAGAGCAGCAGGGGCAGCTGGCAGAGCTCATGGCCCTGGTGAGGGGGCTGGAGCAGGAGTGTGGGGGCTCTTTCCATAGCAATGACCTCTTCCTTCATGCCCATGTGCTCCTTAGCAATGGCTGCAGGGAGTACCAGGAAGCTTACAGGTGCTACCTGgccaaggtgaggcaggaggtgGAGAGGCAGAAGCGGGAGCTGGAGGGGCAGGAGGGCAACTGGGTGGCTAGGATGTTTTGCAGAGTCAGGACATGCTCGTGCTCCCAAATCGCAGCAGCCGCCCTTCTTATTGGGTGTGGTTTGATTTTTATTGGCATTTTAATAAACTTGTATGTTAACCGGTGGAACTGA